In Pseudemcibacter aquimaris, the sequence ATCTCAAAATTTCATTCGGGCAAATGACATGGCCCCATATGATGGTGCGCGCCATGCTTGGTGAACAGCTTTATAGAGCATCAACCATATTGCAAGGGCATCCCTATCATAAAGATTAACCGTTCATGATGCTTTAAGAATGCATCTTTATATTTTCCTTTAAAATTAAATAATTGTATAGTGACCAACATGACTAATTCGACACTAAAACCAACCAAACCCGTTGTTCTTTGCATTCTTGATGGATGGGGATCACGCGAAGAGAATGAAAATAACGCGATCCGTATGGCGGATACGCCAAATTACGATATGATCTGCGATAAATATCCATCATCATTCCTGCAAACATCGGGTATGTCAGTTGGGCTTCCGGATGGTCAAATGGGCAATTCAGAAGTAGGTCATATGAACATCGGTGGTGGCCGTGTCGTAAAACAGGAACTGCCCCGCATCGACGAAGCCATCGAACTTGATCAGGTAAAAGACATCGATTGCGTAAAATCATCGATTGCCACACTTAAAGAAACAGGCGGTACCATGCATATCATGGGTCTGCTTTCACCGGGTGGAGTTCATAGTCATCAAAACCATATGATCGGTGCTGCTGTCGTTTATGCGAATGCGGGTATTCCGGTGATGATCCACGGATTTACCGATGGCCGTGACGTGCCACCAAAAAGCGCGCTTGAATTTATCGCGCCATTCGAAGCAGAAATAGCAAAGCTTGAAAACGTAAAAATCGCAACCATTTCCGGCAGATATTATGCAATGGACCGCGATAACCGTTGGGACCGTGTTGTTCAGGCGCATGATGCTATCACGTCCGCAATCGGTGAAAAGGAGGGCACCGCATCAGAAGCAATTGATGCTGCATATGCCGCCGAGCAAACAGATGAATTTGTAAAACCGACCATCATTGGTGATTATCAAGGACTAAACGACGGTGATGCGGTTCTGATGGCAAATTTCCGTGCGGACCGCGCCCGTGAAATTATGGCGACCTTTGTTGACCCTGACTTTGACGGATTTGAAAAGAAAAAATCAGTTAAGCTTTCTGCGTCACTTGGAATGTCAAAATATTCTGATCACCTGATCCAATATATGGACTGTCTGTTTCCAACAGCACCGCTTCAGGACACATTGGGACAAATCGTTTCCGATCATAACCTTAAGCAATTAAGGATTGCGGAAACTGAAAAATTTGCCCATGTGACTTTCTTTTTTAATGGTGGTAACGAAGATTTATATGACGGTGAAAATCGTATTCTGATCCCGTCACCGGACGTGGCCACCTATAATTTAAAACCGGAAATGTCCGCGCCTGAAGTTACCGATAAGCTCGTGGAAGCCATCACATCAAATGAATATGATTTGATTGTGGTGAATTTCGCAAACCCGGATATGGTTGGCCATACTGGCGTTCTTGAAGCGGCCCTTAAAGCCGTTAAAACAATTGATAATTCACTAGGCAGATTACATGAGGCCGTTGAAAGCGCAGGTGGCAGCATGCTGATCACCGCAGATCATGGTAATATCGAACTGATGAAAAATCCGGATACGGGCGCTCCTCATACGGCGCATACAACCAATCTTGTGCCGTTTATTTTGGTGAATGGCGAAGCCGTAAATGGAACTGACGTGACACTGGAAAATGGTGCGTTATGTGACGTTGCACCAACAGTATTATTGCTAATGGGGCTTGAACAGCCGGATGCCATGACGGGACGCAACCTGATTTCATAATTAAAAGAGGATAAATGACACATAGGAAAATTGAAAAACCAATACATAAGGGGCTGCTGTCGATCACAGTGGTCACAATTGGTTTGATTTTTTCCAATGTATCAATGGCGCAAATCCGTGAGGATGAACGCGCCACATCTGAAAAACTGGATGAATTAAAAAAACAAATTGAAATCAGTACGGAACGTACAAAATCATTAGAACAGGAAGCTGCACAAGTCCGTGAAGAAATTGCGGATATCCAGCAGCAATTAATTAATTCCGCGGCCGATATCCAAAAAACCGAGAGCAATATTACCCGCGGTGAACAAAATCTTGCTGAATTACTGATTCGCGAAAAAGAGCTTGAAGAAAAACTAAGCGACCGAAATTTTGAAATGGCATCAACCCTTGGTGCTATGCAACGGCTTTCCATGCAGTCGACCAATGTGGTCGCCTTTAAGCCCGATGAAGCCATCAATACCTTACGCACCACATCACTGCTTAAGGTCGTGCTGCCCGATTTGAAATCGAGGGCCGATGTACTTGAAAATGACCTGTCGGAATTAAACGTGGTGCGTCATGATATCAGCAGACAGAATGAACTGTTAAAACAGCAACTCGCTGCACTCGTTATTTCCAATGGTGAAATTGACGAACTGTTAAAACAAAGACAAGTAAGGCAATCTGTCCTTGAAAAAACAACCCGTGAAGAGCAAGAGAAACTGAAACAATTTGCAGAAAATGCCAAGGATTTACAAGAACTTATCGATCAAATTGAAACAGAAATCGCTCTTCGCGAAGAAGCCGCGCGCCGCGCCGCCAAAATAAGCAGAGACAGACCGGCACCCGCAGGAAGCACAACATCTGTGGCTAGGTTATCAACACCTGACCCCAGTTCCAATTTCGCTGGATCAAAGGGAAATTTACCCCTTCCGGCAAGTGGATCAATCGGTCAATCTTTTAATCAATTGTTGCCTTCCGGGCAACGCGCAAAGGGCATAACAATCGATACACGCGTCGGTGCAACTGTAATCGCCCCGCACGAAGGCAGAATAGTTTATGCCGGTAAATTCAGAACATACGGTCAGCTCTTGATTATATCCCACGGGGACGGGTATCATACTCTTCTTGCGGGTTTGGAAAATATTAATAGTAATGTGGGACAATGGGTATTAAAAGGAGAACCTGTAGGTCAAATGTCTAGGGAGGCAGGACCGTCTAATTCTAGGCAAAAATTATATGTAGAATTAAGACAGCAGGGAAAACCCGTAAACCCACTACCATGGATTATAGCCATGGACCGACAAGGTAAGTGATAAATTAGGGTATGTGATAGAAAGGTAATTTT encodes:
- the gpmI gene encoding 2,3-bisphosphoglycerate-independent phosphoglycerate mutase, producing MTNSTLKPTKPVVLCILDGWGSREENENNAIRMADTPNYDMICDKYPSSFLQTSGMSVGLPDGQMGNSEVGHMNIGGGRVVKQELPRIDEAIELDQVKDIDCVKSSIATLKETGGTMHIMGLLSPGGVHSHQNHMIGAAVVYANAGIPVMIHGFTDGRDVPPKSALEFIAPFEAEIAKLENVKIATISGRYYAMDRDNRWDRVVQAHDAITSAIGEKEGTASEAIDAAYAAEQTDEFVKPTIIGDYQGLNDGDAVLMANFRADRAREIMATFVDPDFDGFEKKKSVKLSASLGMSKYSDHLIQYMDCLFPTAPLQDTLGQIVSDHNLKQLRIAETEKFAHVTFFFNGGNEDLYDGENRILIPSPDVATYNLKPEMSAPEVTDKLVEAITSNEYDLIVVNFANPDMVGHTGVLEAALKAVKTIDNSLGRLHEAVESAGGSMLITADHGNIELMKNPDTGAPHTAHTTNLVPFILVNGEAVNGTDVTLENGALCDVAPTVLLLMGLEQPDAMTGRNLIS
- a CDS encoding murein hydrolase activator EnvC family protein; this translates as MTHRKIEKPIHKGLLSITVVTIGLIFSNVSMAQIREDERATSEKLDELKKQIEISTERTKSLEQEAAQVREEIADIQQQLINSAADIQKTESNITRGEQNLAELLIREKELEEKLSDRNFEMASTLGAMQRLSMQSTNVVAFKPDEAINTLRTTSLLKVVLPDLKSRADVLENDLSELNVVRHDISRQNELLKQQLAALVISNGEIDELLKQRQVRQSVLEKTTREEQEKLKQFAENAKDLQELIDQIETEIALREEAARRAAKISRDRPAPAGSTTSVARLSTPDPSSNFAGSKGNLPLPASGSIGQSFNQLLPSGQRAKGITIDTRVGATVIAPHEGRIVYAGKFRTYGQLLIISHGDGYHTLLAGLENINSNVGQWVLKGEPVGQMSREAGPSNSRQKLYVELRQQGKPVNPLPWIIAMDRQGK